Proteins encoded together in one Micromonospora kangleipakensis window:
- a CDS encoding carcinine hydrolase/isopenicillin-N N-acyltransferase family protein — translation MRRRTLIAAGGALLLAGTACTRPPTPAPPPAAAGTPTASRQDPGQVERTLASLRKVDDLPLYEMTYTGDYDPTVGIPAPPTASPFGCSLFAALGDRGRPLFARNFDWEPNPALVLRTDPPDGYASISLVDISYLGVGSDPAGDRRLLNAPLLPFDGMNERGLAVGLAADDRATARPVPGRPTVGSVRVLRLVLDNAATVDEAIGVFERYNLNFAGGPPLHYLLADATGASAVVEFVDGTMRARRGRGAWQALTNVPVVGVSEQVLRQDHRYGVIAAALDRTGGVADGPAALKILDAVRQPHTRWSVTYALRTGEVRLVTATGDGERRYQLPMS, via the coding sequence ATGCGGAGGAGGACTCTGATCGCCGCAGGCGGCGCCCTGCTGCTCGCCGGCACCGCGTGCACGCGTCCGCCGACCCCGGCGCCGCCCCCGGCCGCGGCCGGGACGCCGACGGCCTCCCGGCAGGACCCGGGCCAGGTTGAGCGGACCCTGGCAAGCCTGCGCAAGGTCGACGACCTGCCGCTGTACGAGATGACCTACACGGGCGACTACGACCCGACGGTCGGCATTCCCGCGCCGCCCACGGCGAGCCCGTTCGGCTGTTCGCTCTTCGCCGCGCTCGGCGACCGTGGCCGGCCGTTGTTCGCCCGCAACTTCGACTGGGAGCCCAACCCGGCCCTGGTGCTGCGGACCGACCCGCCGGACGGGTACGCCTCGATCTCCCTGGTGGACATCTCCTACCTCGGGGTGGGCTCCGACCCGGCCGGCGACCGCCGGCTGCTCAACGCGCCGCTGCTGCCCTTCGACGGAATGAACGAGCGCGGACTCGCCGTGGGACTGGCCGCCGACGACCGGGCGACCGCGCGGCCGGTGCCGGGCCGGCCCACCGTCGGTTCGGTACGCGTCCTGCGCCTGGTGCTGGACAACGCCGCCACGGTGGACGAGGCGATCGGCGTCTTCGAGCGCTACAACCTGAACTTTGCCGGCGGTCCGCCGCTGCACTACCTGCTCGCCGACGCCACCGGCGCGTCCGCCGTGGTCGAGTTCGTCGACGGGACCATGCGCGCCCGACGGGGCCGGGGCGCCTGGCAGGCACTGACCAACGTGCCCGTGGTGGGCGTGTCCGAGCAGGTCCTGCGGCAGGACCACCGGTACGGGGTGATCGCCGCCGCGCTGGACCGGACCGGCGGCGTGGCGGACGGACCCGCCGCGCTGAAAATCCTCGACGCCGTCCGGCAGCCGCACACCCGCTGGTCGGTGACGTACGCCCTGCGGACCGGCGAGGTGCGGCTGGTCACCGCGACCGGTGACGGCGAGCGGCGCTACCAGTTGCCGATGAGCTGA
- a CDS encoding PfkB family carbohydrate kinase encodes MAGLDAIAVGQVARDLVLLVDGVPDASRTAPVRRRRELLGGKGANQAVGLAQLGARVGLLGVVGLDEVGDRLLGQARTDGIDVAPVLRREGTPSALIVDVVDAHGRWRYLEDIPEETLLTEADVAGAADVVRAARAVLVQLQQPLSAALAAARCARAADRLVLLDGAPDDPDGAAELLALADVLRADAREVGLIVGDPPRDADAGLRAGRELLGRGPSLVAVEVAGEGNAFVWPGGELFVALSETPTVDSTGAGDAFVAALTVGLLRGEPPERTARYAVAAAGATVGHPGGRPALTPAAIEEQLARIPAS; translated from the coding sequence ATGGCGGGACTGGACGCGATCGCGGTCGGGCAGGTGGCGCGGGACCTGGTGCTGCTGGTGGACGGGGTCCCGGACGCCTCTCGGACGGCCCCGGTGCGGCGTCGCCGGGAGCTGCTCGGCGGCAAGGGCGCCAACCAGGCCGTGGGCCTCGCCCAGCTCGGCGCGCGGGTCGGCCTGCTCGGGGTGGTGGGGCTGGACGAGGTCGGGGACCGGCTGCTCGGCCAGGCGCGCACCGACGGCATCGACGTCGCCCCGGTGCTGCGCCGCGAGGGCACGCCGAGCGCGCTCATCGTCGACGTGGTGGACGCCCACGGCCGCTGGCGCTACCTGGAGGACATCCCCGAGGAGACCCTGCTGACCGAGGCGGACGTGGCCGGCGCGGCGGACGTGGTGCGGGCGGCGCGGGCGGTGCTCGTACAGCTGCAGCAGCCGCTGTCGGCGGCGCTGGCGGCGGCGCGGTGCGCCCGGGCGGCCGACCGGCTGGTGCTGCTCGACGGCGCGCCGGACGACCCGGACGGCGCGGCTGAGCTGCTCGCCCTCGCCGACGTGCTGCGCGCCGACGCGCGGGAGGTCGGCCTGATCGTCGGTGACCCGCCGCGGGACGCCGACGCCGGCCTGCGGGCCGGCCGGGAGCTGCTCGGTCGGGGGCCGTCGCTGGTGGCCGTCGAGGTGGCGGGGGAGGGGAACGCCTTCGTCTGGCCGGGCGGGGAGCTGTTCGTGGCGCTCAGCGAGACGCCCACGGTGGACAGCACCGGCGCCGGCGACGCGTTCGTCGCCGCGCTCACCGTCGGCCTGCTCCGCGGCGAGCCGCCCGAGCGCACCGCCCGGTACGCGGTCGCGGCGGCCGGCGCCACGGTGGGCCATCCCGGCGGCCGGCCGGCCCTCACTCCGGCGGCGATCGAGGAGCAGCTGGCCCGCATCCCGGCGTCCTGA
- a CDS encoding DUF1203 domain-containing protein gives MTTAIHTTFLVRHLPAGVLAAVRETGRDAAGQPVERCTAEGGEPLRCCLRDATPGEPLLLFGYAPPPAAGPYREVGPIFAHDTDCPGADPAGGYPAQWRGRPQVLRAYDRRGRIHGGRLHDGDDPEAVIAELLADPAVVALHSRNVAYGCYMFTVERSYD, from the coding sequence ATGACGACAGCCATCCACACCACCTTCCTCGTCCGCCACCTGCCGGCCGGAGTGCTGGCCGCCGTCCGGGAGACCGGCCGCGACGCGGCGGGGCAGCCGGTGGAGCGGTGCACCGCCGAGGGCGGGGAGCCGCTGCGCTGCTGCCTGCGCGACGCCACCCCGGGCGAGCCGCTGCTGCTCTTCGGCTACGCGCCGCCACCGGCGGCCGGGCCGTACCGGGAGGTGGGGCCGATCTTCGCCCACGACACGGACTGCCCGGGCGCGGATCCCGCCGGCGGCTACCCCGCGCAGTGGCGGGGGCGTCCACAGGTGCTGCGGGCGTACGACCGGCGGGGGCGCATCCACGGCGGCCGGCTGCACGACGGCGACGACCCGGAGGCGGTCATCGCCGAGCTTCTCGCCGACCCGGCGGTGGTCGCGCTGCACAGCCGCAACGTGGCGTACGGCTGCTACATGTTCACCGTCGAGCGGTCCTACGACTGA